Below is a window of Malus domestica chromosome 13, GDT2T_hap1 DNA.
GAAAACGAGAAGTCACTTTCCTCAACAAGCAGTATCTCTCGGGAACTGTTGTAGTGCTCAAACCATTTTTCCAGATTTGCTTAATTGCATATTTCAAATCAAATAAGGTCAATGTTGGTAGAAAGAAGAACTCAAAAGAGATTAACTGGAAAACCCTATGAGAGTACACACCTTTCGTGAGAAGTGCAAAGGTCGTCCGATTCTTGTCTCGATCGCGCTACCGTACCTTTCCTGAGTGCACCAAACAAATTTGCTAGGAGTGATTCGATGTCCGCGTAATCACGAACAAGGGGGGTCCTAAGTGAAGTAGTGAGAAGAGGTGTTAAGACGAACACACATCGTTGGAAAAGAACTACTAGAGTACTATGCGAAGGCTATGAATTGTAGCAAGAAAGTGATTTGGTGATTGAACATCCTTGCGTGAAGATCGTGATTCGTGATGCAATCCATTGACCACCAGTACTACCACCTTCACCAAACTCTTACTAAAAGATGGCTCAAACCTCAAGCTGAAAGAAAATCTTCTCGATCATTATTCCCTTACTGATTGAGTGAGAAACTATGCCGATAAGGCTGAAAGAACACTCAAggatttgagggtcaaaacaagtccaccaAGACTCGAGTACAAGATATCTAGTTTAAGTGAGAAACCATGCAGAGAAACAAACAAGCGAAGGCAGGTGAAGATGCCGAAATAGAAGTCACTATCTATGATTATTTGGTTAATCATCACAGTAAGATCAACTAGTTTCTTAGCCAAAAGAAAATAGGTCTAAGCTCAAGAATAGTTAAGAACTGTTAATAAGATTTGATGAGGCCAAAGACATTACGAAATTTACAATACTTTGTGAGATTTGTTTCAAGGTTCAAAAATTTAACATAGAACCTCTGAATCAATAGAATGACGAAGAAGAAAGATACGAAGCAGCCTGCATATGCATGCAGTGACATGATTGGCTACCTTAGAGTGATGCCCTTGAGCAAACCAAAGCTCAATGAGTCCAGAGAAGTTCAAAGTAAAGCTTGATCTTCATACAATGCTGAACATGGTGGAATCTCAAACCATTACACTGAAAATTACAAGGCTGAACATTTAGTAGACAAGAGTATTGATCAGTTAGGCTACAAACAAAAGGCTTAGTTCACCTATAACGAAAAGTACGAGAACGAGAAGTTAGAGTTTACCGCCGAGTACCAGACCCAAGTGAAGTTCAAGGAGTTTATTTATCCAAACAAGATTGAATCTTCATCATCCAAATCCAACTACAACAACCACACGAATTGCAACTCCTTTTGGAAATTGATGAGAATAGTCTACTACCAAGGAGTTCCCAAGAAAACAATTAATGTAAACAAAGTCAACACTCGAAGAATTTGATGTGAAGTTGATAGTCAAAGATTAGGAAACTTATCTTCGTCATTGGAGTAAGCAAGAAGGTTATCGATAGAACGATCGCCAAGAATtgctctaaagatccacacaaatttattcaGTGGTAATAAATCCGAGAACATTGATTTGCTCCCACCAACTACCACCTACTAACCATTGTCACCACTATCACTTACTCGCTTCTTTAGCATGCACTTCGAATGCTTCAAGTAATTTCCAAGAGATATGACTTTGCCCGCCATTCCCAAGGAACGCATGTCGCAGAGTGATATCATCGCTTCAAATCTTCCAAATTCAAACCACTTAGGTTTTTTTCCATTTCCTAACGCTCTTATGTAGATCCACTCCGCTTGCAATTCCTAGGGAATGCATGTTGCGGAGTATCGATCTAATGTTAAAAGTCGTCCAACAATCCAATTCATCACTACTGAGGCACAATCCCATCACAAATTCTTGAATTTCAACAAGAATGTGACAATTCAATCAAAGAAAGATTTGCACAACTGCGCCGAATGGCACCAAATCTAGAAGTCCtgacatccaaatgatgtcaaAACCGACACTTTACGAGAATATAAGAgaatcctaagtatgctctgaacgAACCACGCTCTAATATCAATCTAACACGCCCCGACTATGATATTTCCTGAATaacaggatagacacgtgctggccgacacccgagggtaacgaaagccattaattgatacaaaagctaagaataagaagtaaataagggttatgaatttaaaatacagtgaattaataatttaggaacgtgttcagagcatacaactaactagagttctaaaataattaatgtaaaatttaataaataaaaggatgtgGGTCATACACCGAGATGACTCAAATATGCCAATGCGAAAGCGTTGACGTCGGGATCATATACCTCGATTCTAAATCCTGAAaggggggcgcaaaacaaggatAAGTGGACCAGGtttcaatacacacacacacacacacataatacaaaaacagttatgaacatactaaccctcaagtttatatataatgaaaactactagcataaataagtgataggtttactgaaaaccctatcatgccaaaaatatctcaaaagacatatcgcggaaaaacatcatataaatcatcgcGTGTATCGTCTCGTAGATCGTCTCATAATCGCGGTGTGCTGCCAGTAaaatcactgaataaatataactcctgGCCCTATGCCAGCACCATGGTCTCtacgcccgtagccagagattaccaactcccggcccaatgcctactccgcgtccctcagcccgtagctagggattatttctcccggcctaactgccaacaccagatcctcgccccaggcggcatagtgtccactaggtacgcacaaataatTACACCTCTCAAATATatccacttcatagtataaagtcatccatcgtttATACTATAAAAAAGGGTtttgaaaacatgttctagcatcatatcggcatccatcagatagtctaccagttcatggtttatatagaaaatatgatatattaaaatatagctcaatataggccaacaattaattccttacaaaataacgagacgataatcaacatttcaataaacatgcttcacataaaattagttcataaactcgtaaggcatgaatttcatttatgcaattaaactatgaaatcatgtaattttagaaggggtccattcACAGATACATCCGTAGCAGTAGAGTTGTGCGGATAAGGATTAAGAATTTcctcactagcaacttcacctaagcacaaaaaggtaataaataaataaaagggtttTCTAAAGGATTTGAGcttgaattaaataaaataaaggatttgGGTTGGATGGTTAGAGCCTAATGGGTTTAGGGTAAAAGGTTTTGGGCTTAGAGTTCCAACAGAAATGGCCCAAAGGCCATTTTGGTTTTTAAACCAATTAAATTAAGGTGAAAGTAAACTAGGCTTAACGGGCTGGAGGCCCGAGTTCCTCCCGGCCCTAAGGCTTAAAGCCAAAGGGTTTGGGCCTTACTGTCATGGCCCTAAGgcctttttgggttttaagaaaataaaacaaaacaatataaaataaaaagtaattgGGCTGGGCTATTGGGCTGAAACCACAACAGGCTTAAGGCCCATGGGTTGAGAAACAGCCTAAAAAGCCTTGGGTGCACCAGAGAAGAATGCCGGAGCCATAGAGCTCCGGTCGACTGCAAACTACATCCTTAGACTCCGAGTGAGGTGTCAAAATGAAGAACTAGATGAGATGAGCAATTTTATACCTTCCATTTGCCTTGAAACGGCCGAAGGTGACTGAAAATTCCTTCGACACCCACGGTTTCGCCGAAAATGGGTGTGCCTTCCCCCGAGTCGATTTCATTCTAAAACCTTGTAATTTAACAAGATAAACTTAATAAATCTCATCTAAACTTCACACTAGAACGAAAAGAAAGGTAAAATCAAACTTACATAACCAGAAAATCGAAGGAATCTCGGCCAGAGAGTTCCTGGGTTCCACTGCTCCTCGCAgcgacgggagagagagagagagagagagagagacaaggtttgatgatgatgatgatgatgtctTCTTCACAGGTGtagctctgtgtgtgtgtgtgtgttgtgttcATGGTtcaagagagggagagggggagagaaagagaataGGGAGTTCGGGAAGAAGGAGACCAGATAGAGAAAGGAAATGGTTCACGGGGTAGGggatagaaagagagagagatgatgtTTGTTGGGGTGCTGCCACGGAGCAGCTCAATTGGGTAAAAGAGAAATGGACTAAATTGATAATTTCATAAACATTTTGGGGAACAAcaaaattatacatataattGGGGGTTGGGGTGTTACATAATTACTAGCCGATGAACACACACTctgtgtgtgaacaatttcattttgttttttgttttttttattaaggagtgattagtttttaaaattttaaaaagagtatgaaaaattGATGGTGcgacaatttctcttaataagtgcatattttatcctagtattacataattactactttgtcctccttatgtaaatattgtgtatcaaaagtgagggtaaaataggaaaaatacgGATATGCttgtcattttctcaaaagatacaaaattactattttgccatCCTTATGTAAGTAttatgtatcaaaagtgaggcaAAATAGGGAAAAAAGggcaaaagatacaaaattactattttgccctccttatgtaagtattgtgtatcaaaagtgaaggcaaaattgaaaaaaaatgacaaaaagttgacaagggggttctcttaataatattaaatatatattaattatcaattaattagcatACCCTAAAGCCCAAAACCCAAGGTTGAGCCTAATTTTACTCTTTAAAGTCCATAACTCAAATCACTTTCTAACAAAGACAAAGTCTTAAAGTGACGGAACTTTTTGGTGgtgaccaatgtgggacaatgtagaatgatatttttactaaaaaatttCCAACAACTATCAACCCCTTGCAACTGCAACCAACAATAACACCAACAACAAAGAGAGGAAAAAACTACAAcctaaaatcccaaaaataTGGACGAGAAAGCCAACAACAAAACTACGGAAATTAAAGAGGCGGGCCCAAAATCCCACTGGTCTTCTCCAAACCCGAATTGAATCCCAAAACTTCGAGGATGGAGGCTCCAGAAGTGGAAGTCTGCCTGTATCGACAAGGGAAAGGCCCGATCGACGTGTTCAAGTCAGGTTTGGAAGGTTGGGACCAGAACCAATTGGGGGTGGAGATGTTCTCGACAAGTATGGAATTAAATTGCTTTACACTTTCAATACCAAATCAAGTCGCGGGGTTCCGATTTGGTTTAATTCTAGAAATGGCAGGTCTATGTTGCCATCTAGAGATAGAGCCACGACAACGAAGAGCGAAAACTACTAGGTTTACTTTACCATTATAAAGGGTAAAACGTAGAAGTAGCTAGCAAATGAGTAGAGAgaggagaaaaggaaaaatcGGACCAATGTTTCTTGaaatgagaaagagagaaaagagcaACATGGATAAGGGAGATAGAAGTGTGTAAAAAATTATTACTATAAAGGATATTTTTGTAACTTACActcttgaaaaaagaaaaaaaaaaactaatgatgTCATCTTTTATATGTATTAGTTAAAACAATTTTTGAATAAATAAAGTTACAAATGATTTAGATAATTGAATCCTTAAATTGAGGAAGGGATGAGATCCCATAAAAATAGCAATTGATTAATTAagactagcatatgggcacacacaaagtgtgtgggaaattttttttatttttgtttttgaaatagaatgaGAGAAGAAgggagtgatagagaatgtgggagtgggaatttttttgttttttgtttttttttgttttttaattagagatatgttaggattacatgtaggtgacgcttaaaaaaaacagcaaaacttggttatgtgaaattacatttataccccatatttcttattcatgttctgttttagagggttaaattggtaatttcataggattttggttgacaatgagtgttttattaattagttgaGATTTGTTGAGTGCATTGTTTGACAtagaaatgaattaaaaatgaatacGAAAAATACTTAAATTAATAAAGGCTTTGAGGTTGTTCAGATAGAATCGGGCTCCAAATGTTTAATGGATATGTTTAACAGGAAAACCCAACTTGATGTTGTGATTGAAGGCATCATCTTTGATGTTCAGTGTTTGAAATAGCAGTTGAGGTCAGTAGAATTTATCTTCACTCCTCGTGTTTGCAACAAGGCAACACATCTAGTGGCTTCTTTTGTTGCTCGGGAAGAAGGCTTTCATAATTGGAATGGTATTGAGCCATAATGACTATTTAATACTTTAGCTTCACATGTAAACATTTCCATtcaaatataataaaatttctttcttttgaaaaaaaataaaaaaaataaaaaataaaaaggtgaaAGCACTTTAAGTTGAAAAATAACAACTGAAAATGAGGCATTAGAATCCTCTCATAATCTCTTGCCCTTACTTGTTAGCATGTGGAATTCCGCCGCACCTTAACTTCACACGAAACACATAGGCATTTCTGCAAGAAATAACAGGTTGgactaaatatatatgtattatatTGTTTGCTTAAACTGAGACGCTTCAATGTATCAGAAAATCCTATCCATATTATCTCATTGGAAAACTTAAACCTAATCCTCagttgaagaaaagaaaaggcttAAGTATTTTTAACGATACTAAAGAAAATGAACAAACATATTATCAATGTCATGTTCCGCGAGTTTCGGGTTGTGATTCGTGAAATTCATTAATCTTCAAGTTAAACAAAACAATGGATGTTGTGTTGGAAATTTTGACTAGAATTTCATTGTTCCACATTGCTCATCACTACAAGGTTTCCTCACTTTATAAGGTTTTGTcccttatagaaagtgattggagtgatGGACCTTGGAGAATAAAATAGGCTcaccttggggttgggctttggggtgtaataattaaggaaaattaatgaaaatggcttgaaaactttgagttttaatgataaagacaaaataaagggtaaagtgaatagtaccaggattgactttttagtgtaaaaatgtggtttttcgttaaagtgaacagtaccgggtgcttttcgttaaagttccctaataattaattatcaaaagatgggcaCCAGATGGAGCAACGCACCCTTTACGTTCAGCAGTCGCCTCCCAAAAACATGTCTGTTGCGAACAGACATATGCTCACTATAAATACATGCATCTGCATATCATTCAAAACACGGAAAATCATCAATCCTCATATACCAAGCATTCTGAGAGTACCACAAAcaaattcgccagaagtctaGTTTTCTGATGCTGGAATTCTaacttagatcgttgaatcctggtgaagcaaaCGTCCATAGAACTATAAGCActgagtagggacgaaatttctgtttcaatgACATTgtggtacgcaagcctcgatcctcaagttgtctgttttatatttttgttttgttcatactctattaatttttctattcgtatttattatttattagcataaataattatattatattgttGAGTTATATCCAACATGTTGTCATGGAGATAATCAGATCCATGAGCCAATTACGTTTTTTGCTTTCTTAACTACAATCTCTTTTCTACCTGTCCACGTTGGCATGCAGCTGCTTTTAGCTCTATATAAGTCTCGTTGAAGAGCACCATAGAAGCACAACTCCAGCTCCTTATACCATTATTGTTTTGTTATCAagatatcatgaaggttgaagtTGTAGTAATCTCCAAGGAGATTATCAGaccatcttctccaactcctGATCACCTTCGCACATACCAACTTTCCTTTCTCGACCAGATATCTCCTCCGGTCTATAATCCTTTGGTCATATTCTATTCCTCATCAGAGCCCGAAACAAAATTCGATATTGTTGAAATATCCAATCAGCTTAAGAAATCCCTATCCAATGCCTTGACTCAATTCTACCCGCTAGCCGGACGTGCCCAAGGCAACTTGTTCATAGACTGCAATGACCAGGGAATACCCTACTTGGAAACTAGAGTTAAGTGCCAACTTTCTGATGTTATTCAAAACCCAATTCCTGTCGAACTTAACAAATTCATTCCATTCCAACTAGATGAAGTTGTTGATATTTCTTTCGGTGTCCAACTCAACATCTTTGAGTGTGGTGGAATAGCTCTCGGTCTGTGCATTTCCCATAAGATTGCGGACGCATTATCGtttttcaatttcatcaaaacttGGGCAGCCACCGCTAGACAACAAAGTGATCATCTAGTGTGCCCACAATTTGTATCAGCCAAACTCTTCCCACCAAAGAACATATCTGGGTATAGTCCAAGAGTTGGCATCACAAAGGAGAACATTGTAACCAGAATGTTTGTCTTTGAGGCTTCAAAGATAGAGACTCTCAAATCAAAATATGGTGCTGGTGATCACAGCAAGAGCTTAGAAAATCACCAAAAGCCGCCTTCTCGTGTGGAGGCTTTATCCGCTTTCATATGGAGCCGCTTCATGGCTGCCACTCAGGTGAAGTCAGACATTGCACCAAAGAGGATCTACGCCATTGTCCATGCAGTAAACCTTCGTACGAGGATTGATCCGCCATTGCCGGAACACTCATTTGGAAATCTATACAGAATTGCAATGACAATCCCATCTTTGGATATCGGGGAGGAATGCTATGGCCTACTGAGTCAGGTGAGAGACCAAGTGAAGAAAATCGACAAACACTACGTTGAAAACTTGCAGAAGGGCAGTGAGCATTTGGATTTCATCAAACAGACCTCTGATAATGTCTTCAAAGGAGAGATGGTAACACTGAACTTCACCAGCCTGTGTAGGTTTCCACTGTATGAAGCTGATTTTGGATGGGGAAACCCTACTTGGGTTGGCTCGCCAGCCCTAACTTTCAATAATTTGGTTGTTTTCATCGACGCTAAGTCTGGTGGTGGGATTGAAGCATACATTAATATGAAGGAAGAAGACTTGGCTAAAATTGAAGGCGATGGTGAGTTCCTTGCCTTTGTTTCTCCAAATGTGTAGTGAAGAATGCGTTGAGTACTTCGGAGGAAataaataagaagaagaaaaataaaatgtgtTGGAACTATATCATACAATATTCTGTAGGCTGTAAATGAGGAGTCTATTCGTGATTtgcccaaaagaaaaagaatgcatagactcatttgaagtcAAATTAATTGTGTCTGTGAGATTTGAAATTTGAGTAAGGATGAGTGTTCTTCAAATTGTGTTTTGTACGTGTTTTGTTATGCTTATGAATTTGTACTTTCTTTTTAACTCAGTCAACGTAATGAATAATTACACGTTTTAGGCAACtaggttttttggttttttttactTCATTCGACTTGGTTTAGTTTTTCAGTATTTTTGCCCGTTTCTAATCTATACTATTATTAATAGAACCCTCCTTGTCAACTCTTTGCCactttttttctattttgacctcacttttgatacacaatacttacataaggagggcaaaatagtaattttgtatcttttgccccctttttcctattttgccctcacttttgatacacaatacttacataaggagggcaaaatagtaattttgtatcttttgagaaaatgacaatcatatccctatttttcctattttaccctcacttttgatacacaatacttacataaggaggacaaaacagcaattatgtaatattaagataaaatatgcacttattaagataAATTGTcccaccatcattttttcatactctttttaaaattttaaaaactaatcacacttcttaataaaacaaaaaaaaaatgaaattgttcacacacacagAGTGTGTGCTCATCGGCTAGTAAGTATAATCAAAACCAACAAGGTATCgttatttttcttcccaaattAGAATAATTCCCAATTAAATCCTTG
It encodes the following:
- the LOC103452083 gene encoding stemmadenine O-acetyltransferase-like, which encodes MKVEVVVISKEIIRPSSPTPDHLRTYQLSFLDQISPPVYNPLVIFYSSSEPETKFDIVEISNQLKKSLSNALTQFYPLAGRAQGNLFIDCNDQGIPYLETRVKCQLSDVIQNPIPVELNKFIPFQLDEVVDISFGVQLNIFECGGIALGLCISHKIADALSFFNFIKTWAATARQQSDHLVCPQFVSAKLFPPKNISGYSPRVGITKENIVTRMFVFEASKIETLKSKYGAGDHSKSLENHQKPPSRVEALSAFIWSRFMAATQVKSDIAPKRIYAIVHAVNLRTRIDPPLPEHSFGNLYRIAMTIPSLDIGEECYGLLSQVRDQVKKIDKHYVENLQKGSEHLDFIKQTSDNVFKGEMVTLNFTSLCRFPLYEADFGWGNPTWVGSPALTFNNLVVFIDAKSGGGIEAYINMKEEDLAKIEGDGEFLAFVSPNV